A portion of the Algisphaera agarilytica genome contains these proteins:
- a CDS encoding extracellular solute-binding protein codes for MPAAKNPIVLNGITWDHTRGLIPIAAAAQRYHELNPHVTIHWHLRTLQEFADQSLDELTAKYDLLVIDHPWAGHAAKTGVLVGLDTILPLEFLADQAEHTVGPSHESYRYNDQQWGLALDAATPVASWRPDLLEAHDTEAPKTWDDLLALAKKKLVVMPGIAQDTLMNFYMLCTLPGNDLFASKEIVVNEEMGLWALETLRELASYQDPAIFEMNPIHVYEKLVNTDDVAYCPFAYGYSNYSRRGYSRKPLKFGDIVTCKGSPMSTTLGGTGLAVSSKCQHLDVAAEYAQLAVGSEYQRTQYVENGGQPGHRKAWLDEENNRRTMDYFKDTLPCLDRAYLRPRYPGSLAFQDRDGGGVPIREFMMNGGDAKATLDKLNQMYRDSQEGGEA; via the coding sequence ATGCCTGCCGCAAAAAACCCTATCGTCCTTAACGGGATCACCTGGGACCACACCCGTGGCCTGATTCCCATCGCCGCCGCCGCCCAACGGTACCACGAGCTCAACCCGCACGTGACCATCCACTGGCACCTGCGCACGCTCCAGGAGTTTGCCGACCAGTCGCTCGATGAACTGACCGCGAAGTACGACCTCCTGGTCATCGACCACCCCTGGGCGGGCCACGCGGCGAAGACCGGCGTGCTCGTCGGGCTCGACACCATCCTCCCGCTCGAGTTCCTCGCCGACCAGGCCGAGCACACCGTCGGCCCGTCGCACGAGAGCTACCGCTACAACGACCAGCAGTGGGGCCTGGCCCTCGACGCCGCGACGCCCGTCGCGAGTTGGCGGCCCGACCTGCTCGAAGCCCACGACACCGAAGCGCCCAAGACCTGGGACGACCTGCTCGCGCTGGCCAAGAAGAAGCTCGTGGTGATGCCCGGCATCGCGCAAGACACGCTGATGAACTTCTACATGCTCTGCACCCTGCCGGGCAACGACCTGTTCGCCAGCAAAGAGATCGTCGTCAACGAAGAGATGGGCCTGTGGGCGCTCGAGACGCTACGCGAACTCGCCAGCTACCAGGACCCCGCCATCTTCGAGATGAACCCGATCCACGTATACGAGAAGCTGGTCAACACCGACGACGTGGCCTACTGCCCGTTCGCCTACGGCTACTCCAACTACTCCCGCCGGGGCTACTCGCGCAAGCCGCTGAAGTTCGGCGACATCGTGACCTGCAAGGGTTCGCCGATGAGCACCACGCTCGGCGGCACGGGCCTCGCGGTCTCCAGCAAGTGCCAACACCTCGACGTGGCTGCGGAATACGCACAACTCGCCGTGGGCTCCGAGTACCAGCGCACGCAGTACGTCGAGAACGGCGGACAGCCCGGCCACCGCAAGGCGTGGCTGGACGAAGAAAACAACCGCCGGACCATGGACTACTTCAAGGACACGCTGCCCTGCCTCGACCGGGCCTACCTGCGTCCGCGTTACCCCGGCAGCCTGGCGTTCCAGGACCGTGACGGCGGCGGCGTGCCGATCCGCGAGTTCATGATGAACGGCGGCGACGCCAAGGCCACGCTCGACAAGCTCAACCAGATGTACCGCGACTCGCAAGAAGGCGGTGAAGCATGA
- a CDS encoding Gfo/Idh/MocA family protein produces MDITYKPTLPNNPVPIVIFGAGGIVKDAHLPAYKQAGFQVHGIYNRTVAKAEKLAEQYSIPNAYATVEEAIADAPENAVFDLAVMPPQFVGILDKLPKNSHVLLQKPMGDDWDTTLAIRDACWRNGHQAAINCQLRFAPFTMAARDLIERGLIGDLHHMEVHVEVYTPWHLFPHIHGLPRVEIQQHSIHHLDIVRSFLGDPGSMYARTLKHPKQAELASTRTTMILDYGDDIQATILVNHGHEFGAKHQQSYIKWEGTEGAIKATMGLLKNYPDGVPDEFEYCLLPPEGSDQAPEWHRVDLEGSWFPEAFVGSMAQVMRHKEGSLDAMPTRLEDVMRTMACVEAAYASDAAGGTPVDYSFAVEG; encoded by the coding sequence ATGGACATCACCTACAAACCCACCCTGCCCAACAACCCCGTGCCCATCGTCATCTTCGGTGCCGGCGGCATCGTTAAAGACGCGCACCTGCCCGCTTACAAACAAGCTGGTTTCCAGGTCCACGGCATCTACAACCGCACCGTCGCCAAGGCCGAGAAACTCGCCGAGCAGTACAGCATCCCCAACGCCTACGCCACCGTCGAAGAGGCCATCGCCGACGCGCCGGAGAACGCCGTGTTCGACCTCGCCGTGATGCCACCGCAGTTCGTCGGCATCCTCGACAAGCTGCCCAAGAACTCGCACGTGCTCCTGCAAAAACCCATGGGCGACGACTGGGACACCACGCTCGCCATCCGCGACGCCTGCTGGCGCAACGGCCACCAGGCCGCCATCAACTGCCAGCTCCGCTTCGCCCCGTTCACCATGGCCGCCCGCGACCTGATCGAACGCGGCCTCATCGGCGACCTGCACCACATGGAGGTCCACGTCGAGGTCTACACGCCCTGGCACCTGTTCCCGCACATCCACGGCCTGCCCCGCGTCGAGATCCAGCAACACTCCATCCACCACCTCGACATCGTCCGTTCGTTCCTCGGCGACCCCGGCTCGATGTACGCCCGCACCCTCAAGCACCCCAAGCAGGCCGAGCTCGCCTCGACCCGCACCACGATGATCCTCGACTACGGCGACGACATCCAGGCCACCATCCTCGTCAACCACGGCCACGAGTTCGGGGCCAAACACCAGCAGTCCTACATCAAGTGGGAAGGCACCGAGGGCGCGATCAAAGCCACGATGGGCCTGCTCAAAAACTACCCCGACGGCGTGCCCGACGAGTTCGAGTACTGCCTGCTCCCCCCGGAAGGTTCCGACCAAGCCCCGGAATGGCACCGCGTCGACCTCGAAGGCTCGTGGTTCCCCGAAGCGTTCGTCGGCAGCATGGCCCAGGTCATGCGTCACAAAGAAGGCAGCCTCGACGCGATGCCCACCCGCCTCGAAGACGTCATGCGCACCATGGCCTGCGTCGAAGCGGCCTACGCCTCCGACGCCGCCGGCGGTACCCCCGTCGATTACTCGTTCGCCGTCGAAGGCTAA
- a CDS encoding PEP-CTERM sorting domain-containing protein, giving the protein MSIWPAKRFSRSGWCALLVFAAPLGAHAQVDFSDDYLNPTQFVLGEGIQAYENTVQSSGSNDPGADVDFFTVVVNPGLQIDRIELTRYEGPAVSLIGFGAGATLTADPSAGTASQLQFATDTLGYALVGEELLGSNLMRNLADGDVTIDRVNDPPDLQLAMNRRFDPNQPLGAGSYAFVFQDTGPFLITYEVAFFTSAVPEPNTMLILALGAAFGLVRSSTRGR; this is encoded by the coding sequence ATGAGTATTTGGCCTGCGAAGCGTTTTTCGCGTTCCGGTTGGTGTGCGTTGTTGGTGTTTGCAGCACCGTTGGGTGCTCACGCACAGGTTGATTTTTCGGATGACTATCTGAATCCGACTCAGTTTGTTTTGGGTGAGGGGATCCAGGCATACGAGAACACGGTCCAATCCAGCGGATCGAATGATCCCGGTGCCGACGTGGACTTTTTCACGGTTGTGGTCAACCCGGGGCTGCAGATCGACCGGATCGAACTCACCCGATACGAAGGCCCGGCGGTATCGCTTATTGGATTTGGTGCGGGCGCTACGCTTACCGCCGACCCGTCTGCGGGTACCGCAAGCCAGCTGCAGTTTGCGACGGATACCCTCGGTTACGCCCTGGTGGGCGAGGAATTGCTGGGTAGCAACTTGATGAGAAACCTGGCGGACGGCGATGTGACCATCGATCGCGTCAACGATCCGCCGGACCTGCAGCTGGCGATGAACCGCCGTTTCGACCCTAACCAGCCCTTGGGAGCCGGGTCGTACGCCTTTGTGTTCCAAGACACCGGCCCGTTCCTCATTACCTACGAAGTAGCGTTTTTTACTTCGGCGGTGCCCGAGCCTAACACGATGTTGATCCTTGCTTTAGGGGCTGCCTTCGGCTTGGTGCGATCCTCCACCCGAGGCCGTTGA
- a CDS encoding extracellular solute-binding protein: MREDTLRFAIRQFEPFERSMQEIWDAFCAQTGCTLKFDPVPMDLHPLYDALIGDSGMKNGDWDVAHLNTDFIAEAHHQGALLNLKPFIEQNPPHDFPSGWTDSMLGFQDFGDAIVGLPFHDGPECLIYRTDLFNDPKEQADFKAKTSKDLAPPKTWDDFVEVARFFQRPEQGLYGTAFAAYPDGHNTVFDLAIQIWTRGGELVNEQGRVVVDSPEALEGLTFYREILRDTTVVHPKCAEMDSVQSGLAFAQGEIAMMVNWFGFAGMGEVAPDSKVKGKLDITDIPAAPGHTSASLNCYWMYVVGAGSPHAQVAYDFIRFATSAENDKRLTLNGGTGCRISSWHDTEINQEVPFYHRLEPLHATARTLPRLADWASLAGAIDELVVETINTDKPIKALLEAAQAKIDAS, encoded by the coding sequence ATGCGCGAAGACACGCTCCGTTTTGCGATCCGCCAGTTCGAACCCTTCGAGCGCAGCATGCAGGAAATCTGGGACGCGTTCTGCGCTCAGACCGGCTGCACGCTGAAGTTCGATCCCGTGCCGATGGACCTGCACCCGCTCTACGACGCGCTCATCGGTGACAGCGGCATGAAGAACGGCGACTGGGACGTCGCCCACCTCAACACCGACTTTATCGCCGAGGCCCACCACCAAGGGGCGCTGCTGAACCTCAAGCCGTTCATCGAACAGAACCCGCCGCACGATTTCCCCTCGGGTTGGACCGACTCGATGCTCGGGTTCCAGGACTTCGGCGATGCGATCGTCGGCCTGCCCTTCCACGACGGGCCCGAGTGCCTGATCTACCGCACCGATCTGTTCAACGACCCGAAAGAACAGGCCGACTTCAAAGCCAAGACCAGCAAAGACCTCGCCCCGCCCAAGACCTGGGACGATTTCGTCGAGGTCGCCCGCTTCTTCCAACGCCCAGAGCAAGGCCTCTACGGCACCGCGTTCGCCGCCTATCCAGATGGGCACAACACCGTCTTCGACCTGGCAATTCAGATCTGGACCCGCGGCGGTGAACTCGTGAACGAGCAGGGCCGAGTGGTCGTCGATTCCCCCGAAGCACTCGAAGGCCTGACGTTCTACCGCGAGATCCTGCGCGACACGACCGTGGTCCACCCCAAGTGCGCCGAGATGGACTCGGTGCAGTCGGGCCTGGCGTTTGCCCAGGGCGAGATCGCCATGATGGTCAACTGGTTCGGCTTCGCGGGCATGGGCGAGGTCGCCCCCGACTCCAAGGTCAAGGGCAAGCTCGACATCACCGACATCCCCGCCGCGCCCGGGCACACCAGCGCGTCGCTCAACTGCTACTGGATGTACGTCGTCGGTGCCGGCTCGCCCCACGCCCAGGTCGCTTACGACTTCATCCGCTTCGCCACCTCGGCCGAGAACGACAAACGCCTCACGCTCAACGGCGGCACCGGTTGCCGCATCAGCAGTTGGCACGACACCGAGATCAACCAAGAGGTGCCGTTCTACCACCGCCTCGAGCCGCTGCACGCCACCGCCCGCACGCTGCCCCGCCTGGCCGACTGGGCCTCGCTCGCCGGCGCGATCGATGAGCTGGTCGTCGAAACCATCAACACCGACAAGCCGATCAAGGCGCTGCTCGAAGCGGCGCAGGCCAAGATCGACGCGAGCTGA
- a CDS encoding CaiB/BaiF CoA transferase family protein translates to MKRPLDGLIVLEFCQYMAGPWAGLRLSDLGARVIKVERPVKGEACRQLATKNMIVDGDSLVFHTANRGKESYAANLKDPGDLAEVKQLIAKADVLTHNFRPGVMEKLGLDYDAAKALNPKLIYASVTGYGTEGPWRAKPGQDLLAQSMSGVLYVSGKNDAPPTPLGLAVADGICGVHLTQGILAALVRRGRTGQGALVEVSLLQSLIDLQFEALTTYLNDGGRAPQRSAVSAGHPYQGAPYGIYATSDGFLALAMGSLEKLGEVLQLDALQNYDGSTDAFTKADEIRRVLADHLQSQPTADVLEQLEAADVWCGRVMGYDELRAHPGYQALDVEQTVTRDGAPPVKTLRSPIRFNGERLFDPKAAPRVGAHNDAVRKEILDA, encoded by the coding sequence ATGAAACGACCGCTCGACGGCCTGATCGTTTTGGAGTTTTGTCAGTACATGGCCGGCCCCTGGGCGGGGCTCCGCCTGTCGGACCTAGGCGCGCGTGTCATTAAGGTCGAGCGCCCGGTCAAGGGCGAGGCCTGCCGGCAACTCGCGACCAAGAACATGATCGTCGACGGCGACAGCCTCGTGTTCCACACCGCCAACCGCGGCAAGGAGTCCTACGCCGCCAACCTCAAAGACCCCGGCGACCTGGCCGAGGTCAAGCAGCTCATCGCCAAGGCCGATGTGCTCACCCACAACTTCCGCCCCGGCGTCATGGAGAAGCTCGGCCTCGACTACGACGCCGCCAAGGCGCTCAACCCCAAACTCATCTACGCCTCGGTCACCGGCTACGGCACCGAGGGCCCTTGGCGGGCCAAGCCCGGCCAGGACCTGCTCGCCCAGTCGATGAGCGGCGTGCTTTACGTCAGCGGCAAGAACGACGCGCCGCCCACGCCCCTGGGCCTCGCGGTGGCCGACGGCATCTGCGGCGTGCACCTCACGCAAGGCATCCTCGCGGCGCTGGTCCGCCGTGGACGCACCGGCCAAGGCGCACTGGTCGAAGTCAGCTTGCTGCAGTCGCTGATCGACCTGCAGTTCGAAGCACTCACGACCTACCTCAACGACGGCGGCCGTGCCCCGCAGCGCAGCGCCGTCTCGGCGGGCCACCCCTACCAGGGCGCACCCTACGGCATCTACGCCACAAGCGACGGCTTTCTCGCGCTGGCGATGGGCAGCCTCGAAAAACTCGGCGAGGTGCTGCAGCTCGACGCGCTCCAGAACTACGACGGCTCGACCGACGCCTTCACCAAGGCCGACGAGATCCGCCGTGTGCTCGCCGACCACCTGCAATCCCAACCGACCGCCGACGTGCTCGAACAGCTCGAAGCCGCCGACGTGTGGTGCGGCCGGGTGATGGGCTACGACGAGCTGCGTGCCCACCCGGGCTACCAGGCGCTCGACGTCGAACAGACCGTCACCCGCGACGGCGCTCCGCCCGTGAAGACCCTGCGCAGCCCGATCCGTTTCAACGGCGAGCGCCTGTTCGACCCCAAGGCGGCGCCGCGCGTTGGCGCCCACAACGACGCGGTCCGCAAGGAGATCCTCGATGCCTGA
- a CDS encoding MaoC family dehydratase, whose amino-acid sequence MPESTPPSTHADIPAYNVEDWLYEDFEIGLKHRSIRRTIAEGEAMLFNSLVLDMHPYVGDQHFATTQGAFNRRLVAGAQVFSYGLGLMANNNVNTFSYGYDKLRFIKPVFIGDTIYTVRTHLAKRPKYAEMGLITVSYEIFKLDENGEGELALYAEHLQTVRYRNPEAFADQVEKK is encoded by the coding sequence ATGCCTGAGAGCACCCCCCCGTCGACCCACGCCGATATCCCCGCGTACAACGTCGAAGACTGGCTGTACGAAGACTTCGAGATCGGCCTGAAGCACCGCTCCATCCGGCGGACCATCGCCGAGGGCGAGGCGATGCTCTTCAACTCGCTCGTCCTGGACATGCACCCCTACGTCGGCGACCAACACTTCGCCACCACCCAAGGCGCGTTCAACCGACGCCTCGTCGCAGGGGCCCAGGTGTTCAGCTACGGGCTGGGGCTGATGGCCAACAACAACGTCAACACCTTCAGCTACGGCTACGACAAGCTCCGCTTTATCAAGCCCGTCTTCATCGGCGACACGATCTACACCGTCCGCACCCACCTCGCCAAGCGGCCCAAGTACGCGGAGATGGGGCTTATCACCGTGAGCTACGAGATCTTCAAGCTCGATGAAAACGGCGAGGGCGAACTCGCGCTGTATGCCGAGCACCTCCAGACCGTGCGCTACCGCAACCCCGAAGCCTTCGCCGACCAAGTGGAGAAGAAATGA
- a CDS encoding glycosyl hydrolase: protein MRRVSFFVLVFFAIFQIQIGAIGQAVEPIGAGSIAATLPEGVAPDGTMFQNKPIYWNVKEGKILPTNDWWSDVLFSQYGQMLWAYPFRVDTSERGLSVFLPTQWAEDGGQLVSDRPIDIVGEGFTPVDTRAEAWGDWTVTFVQAGPSADGAEGRIRTTIGRGMPYVWMEFENVSPELKLPGLTQVRIQGQGKIVEGFTAESFMLKDGDRMIAVVAPKGTRFEPTGIGEHLAVKFEGDSGYLVFGAMSRLRDFDLVAEHAYALPTDSELTWSLDRAAGVVRSTWSVTTRKLKPLAATEVLQGWLPHHLRDTTVDFETQPMEYLTPRGTMKVAVGETFQIDWPFRGLLPAYPMPKRITPDTAERLLDTAMPDGELPPDTYWAGKALLDLTRFLWLAKNLEHPEAEALGKRLRYELTDWFTYTPGEPKHYFVRYPDTGGIVGIAPSYGSDMFNDHHFHYGYYAYAAAVLGMLDPEFLEDFGPMAKLVAHDYANPGAQHGDPTLPKLRNLDPWAGHSWASGTSSPGGSNQESTSEAVMSWIGLYLLGVALEDEHLAATGALGYAMETRATIEYWFDQYGTNWSKDYPHEVVGILWSGGQQYATYFTADPAWVHAIQWIPMMPGMSYLATDPDFIKQQLRTLRIDRKAKEGSATLEAMGTDLGKLVLGYEALADPKSVIRQIDKLRRSDHAMANHNGIKLVEADAIARLSLGREDDSVWSDAPMSRVYRAKSGKRTLVAWTTQAMQAHVYTEDGQTHEVELPEGWSYTPVEMD, encoded by the coding sequence ATGAGGCGGGTTTCATTTTTTGTCCTTGTTTTTTTCGCTATTTTTCAGATTCAGATCGGGGCGATCGGCCAGGCGGTCGAGCCGATCGGGGCGGGATCGATCGCGGCAACCCTGCCCGAGGGCGTCGCGCCCGATGGAACGATGTTCCAGAATAAGCCGATTTATTGGAACGTGAAAGAGGGCAAAATCCTCCCCACGAACGATTGGTGGAGTGATGTTCTATTTTCGCAGTACGGCCAGATGCTCTGGGCCTACCCGTTCCGGGTGGACACCAGCGAGCGGGGGCTGTCGGTCTTCCTACCCACGCAGTGGGCTGAGGATGGGGGGCAGCTGGTCAGCGATCGGCCGATCGACATCGTGGGCGAGGGGTTCACGCCCGTCGACACCCGGGCCGAGGCGTGGGGCGACTGGACGGTGACTTTCGTGCAGGCGGGTCCGTCGGCAGACGGCGCGGAGGGCCGTATCCGCACCACGATCGGCCGGGGCATGCCCTACGTCTGGATGGAGTTCGAAAACGTCAGCCCCGAGCTGAAGCTCCCCGGCCTCACCCAGGTCCGCATCCAGGGTCAGGGCAAGATTGTCGAAGGCTTTACCGCCGAGTCGTTCATGCTCAAGGACGGCGACCGGATGATCGCGGTTGTCGCGCCGAAGGGCACCCGCTTCGAGCCCACGGGCATCGGCGAACACCTGGCGGTGAAGTTCGAAGGCGATAGCGGATACCTCGTGTTCGGCGCGATGAGCCGGCTGCGCGACTTTGATCTCGTTGCCGAGCACGCCTACGCGTTGCCCACCGATAGCGAACTGACCTGGTCGCTGGACCGCGCCGCGGGGGTGGTCCGCAGCACCTGGTCGGTCACCACCCGCAAGCTGAAACCGCTCGCGGCGACCGAGGTGTTGCAGGGCTGGCTGCCACACCACCTGCGCGACACCACGGTGGACTTCGAGACCCAGCCGATGGAGTACCTCACGCCGCGCGGCACGATGAAGGTGGCGGTCGGCGAAACGTTTCAGATCGATTGGCCGTTCCGCGGGCTGCTCCCGGCGTATCCGATGCCGAAGCGGATCACCCCGGACACCGCCGAGCGTCTGCTCGACACCGCGATGCCCGACGGTGAGCTCCCGCCCGACACCTACTGGGCGGGCAAGGCGCTGCTCGACCTCACGCGGTTCTTGTGGCTGGCCAAGAACCTCGAACACCCCGAGGCCGAGGCGCTGGGTAAGCGGCTGCGCTACGAACTGACCGACTGGTTCACCTACACGCCCGGCGAGCCCAAGCACTACTTCGTGCGCTACCCCGACACGGGCGGCATCGTCGGCATCGCGCCCAGCTACGGCTCGGATATGTTCAACGACCACCACTTCCACTACGGCTATTACGCCTACGCCGCGGCGGTGCTGGGCATGCTCGACCCCGAGTTCCTCGAAGACTTCGGCCCGATGGCCAAGCTCGTCGCCCACGACTACGCGAACCCCGGCGCCCAGCACGGCGACCCCACGCTGCCGAAGCTGCGCAACCTCGACCCGTGGGCCGGCCACTCCTGGGCCAGCGGCACCAGCAGCCCCGGCGGGAGCAACCAGGAATCGACGTCCGAAGCGGTCATGAGCTGGATCGGGTTGTACCTCCTGGGCGTCGCGCTCGAAGACGAACACCTCGCCGCCACCGGTGCGCTGGGCTACGCGATGGAGACCCGCGCGACGATCGAATACTGGTTCGACCAATACGGCACCAACTGGTCCAAGGACTACCCCCACGAAGTCGTCGGCATCCTCTGGAGCGGCGGCCAGCAGTACGCCACCTACTTCACCGCCGACCCGGCCTGGGTCCATGCGATCCAGTGGATCCCCATGATGCCGGGCATGTCTTACCTCGCCACCGACCCCGACTTCATCAAGCAACAACTCAGGACCCTGCGCATCGACCGCAAGGCCAAGGAAGGCTCAGCGACCCTTGAAGCGATGGGCACCGACCTGGGCAAACTGGTGTTGGGCTACGAAGCGTTGGCGGACCCCAAGTCGGTGATCAGGCAGATCGACAAGCTCCGCCGGTCCGATCACGCGATGGCCAACCACAACGGCATCAAGCTCGTCGAGGCCGACGCGATCGCGCGTCTTTCGCTAGGCCGTGAGGACGACTCGGTCTGGTCGGATGCGCCGATGTCGCGTGTATACCGGGCCAAGAGCGGCAAGCGCACCCTCGTGGCGTGGACCACGCAGGCCATGCAAGCCCACGTCTATACCGAAGACGGACAGACCCACGAGGTCGAGCTGCCCGAGGGCTGGTCGTACACGCCGGTCGAGATGGATTGA
- a CDS encoding CaiB/BaiF CoA transferase family protein gives MNAHDKPLDGVLVVDLSQFLSGPSASLRLADLGATVIKIERPDTGDICRQLYVSDIDIDGDSTIFHAINRNKLGYAADLKNPDDLAKVKSLVAQADIVMHNFRPGVIDRLGLDYDAVRKLNPGVVYGEISGYGKDGPWAGKPGQDLLLQAMSGITGLSGNADDGPVPMGLAVVDLWAGGLLVQGLLAGLVQRGVTGEGVLVEVNMMEAALDFQFEPVTIHLQDGSLPERTASNNAHSLVGAPYGVYETASGYLALAMGSILQLGELLECMPLMRFTDPASWFSERDEIKAILADHLRTKPTQDWLDVLEPADIWCAGVMDWDTLLAHEGFEVLDMLQTVQRGTGTSYRTTACPIRIDGEAFKSPAGSCGLGEHNEQVDQTYSTI, from the coding sequence ATGAACGCTCACGACAAACCCCTCGACGGCGTCCTCGTGGTGGACCTCAGCCAGTTCCTCTCGGGCCCCTCGGCGTCGCTGCGCCTCGCGGACCTGGGCGCGACCGTCATCAAGATCGAACGCCCCGACACCGGCGACATCTGCCGGCAGCTCTACGTCTCGGACATCGACATCGACGGCGACTCGACGATCTTCCACGCGATCAACCGCAACAAGCTCGGCTACGCCGCCGACCTGAAGAACCCCGATGATCTGGCCAAGGTCAAGAGCCTGGTCGCCCAGGCCGACATCGTCATGCACAACTTCCGCCCCGGCGTGATCGACCGCCTGGGCCTGGACTACGACGCCGTGCGCAAGCTCAACCCCGGCGTGGTGTACGGCGAGATCAGCGGTTACGGCAAAGACGGTCCTTGGGCCGGCAAGCCCGGCCAAGACCTCTTGCTGCAAGCCATGTCGGGCATCACCGGCCTCAGCGGCAACGCCGACGACGGGCCCGTGCCCATGGGTTTGGCGGTCGTCGATCTCTGGGCCGGCGGACTGCTCGTGCAGGGCCTGCTCGCCGGGCTCGTGCAGCGCGGCGTCACCGGCGAAGGCGTGCTGGTCGAAGTCAACATGATGGAAGCCGCGCTCGACTTCCAGTTCGAGCCCGTCACCATCCACCTGCAGGACGGCTCGCTGCCCGAACGCACCGCATCCAACAACGCCCACTCGCTCGTCGGTGCGCCCTACGGCGTGTACGAAACCGCCTCGGGCTACCTCGCCCTGGCGATGGGCAGCATCCTGCAGCTCGGCGAGCTCCTCGAATGCATGCCGCTGATGCGCTTCACCGACCCCGCCTCGTGGTTCAGCGAGCGGGACGAGATCAAGGCGATCCTCGCCGATCACCTGCGCACCAAGCCGACGCAGGACTGGTTGGACGTGCTCGAGCCGGCCGACATCTGGTGCGCCGGCGTCATGGACTGGGACACCCTGCTCGCCCACGAGGGCTTCGAGGTGCTCGACATGCTGCAGACCGTTCAGCGCGGCACCGGCACGAGCTACCGCACCACCGCCTGCCCGATCCGCATCGACGGCGAGGCGTTCAAGTCGCCCGCCGGCTCCTGCGGCCTGGGCGAACACAACGAGCAGGTCGATCAGACCTATTCCACGATCTGA
- a CDS encoding MaoC family dehydratase — protein sequence MFETTYYEDYELNHERKTFGRTMTEGDIIVHAGQTGDFFPHHMDEEWCKTQDFKKRLVHGTLTFSVGVGLTASVINPVAMTYGYERLRFIKPVHIGDTLRTTVTITDKKDHKRPQFGIVTEHLEVTNQRGETVMVCDHLLLVEKKAGKASVETNGAAPG from the coding sequence ATGTTCGAAACCACGTACTACGAAGACTACGAGCTGAACCACGAACGCAAGACGTTTGGCCGAACCATGACCGAGGGCGACATCATCGTCCACGCGGGCCAGACCGGCGACTTCTTCCCCCACCACATGGATGAAGAGTGGTGCAAGACCCAGGACTTCAAGAAACGGCTGGTCCACGGCACGCTCACTTTCTCTGTCGGCGTGGGCCTGACCGCCAGCGTCATCAACCCCGTCGCGATGACCTACGGCTACGAGCGTTTGCGCTTCATCAAGCCCGTCCACATCGGCGACACGCTGCGGACCACCGTCACCATCACCGACAAGAAGGACCACAAGCGGCCGCAGTTCGGCATCGTCACCGAACACCTGGAAGTCACGAACCAGCGCGGCGAAACGGTCATGGTCTGCGACCACCTGCTGCTGGTGGAGAAGAAGGCGGGCAAAGCTTCGGTTGAAACCAATGGTGCGGCACCGGGCTGA
- a CDS encoding IclR family transcriptional regulator, translating to MSANSNDKPAYSVPALEHGLDVLELLIASGEDLTQKQVAAATGKPVSTVFRMLNCLEERGYVQRDAELSTYRPTLRLYGLAQPHPAYRRFHDIAQAPMRALSETIGESCHLSVLDDGQVRVMSHQPSPHAHSLAVAPGSVYPLHRTSAGRLMLADMPRQRAEAILDSRVLAKDFSKKQRSEFLADVQRLGKKRYSIAPSPITPGVLDVGVLLACDLLGGRVALMVPCLQKWSKREQQDVLLPAVQDAAERIAAVFNQSKGI from the coding sequence ATGTCTGCGAATTCCAACGATAAACCCGCCTACAGCGTCCCCGCCCTCGAGCACGGCCTGGATGTGCTGGAACTGCTGATCGCCTCGGGCGAAGACCTCACCCAGAAGCAGGTCGCCGCGGCGACGGGCAAGCCGGTGAGTACGGTCTTCCGCATGCTTAACTGCCTGGAAGAGCGGGGCTACGTGCAGCGCGACGCCGAGCTGTCGACCTATCGCCCAACCCTGCGGCTCTACGGGTTGGCCCAGCCCCACCCCGCCTACCGCCGGTTCCACGACATCGCGCAGGCACCGATGCGGGCGCTCAGCGAAACCATCGGCGAGTCGTGCCACCTCTCGGTCCTCGACGACGGGCAGGTCCGGGTCATGAGCCACCAGCCCAGCCCGCACGCCCACTCGTTGGCGGTGGCGCCCGGCTCGGTCTATCCCCTGCACCGCACCTCGGCGGGGCGGTTGATGTTGGCCGACATGCCCCGGCAGCGGGCCGAGGCCATTCTTGACAGCCGTGTGCTGGCGAAAGATTTCTCGAAGAAACAACGAAGTGAGTTCCTGGCCGACGTCCAACGGCTGGGGAAAAAGCGTTACTCCATCGCGCCCAGCCCGATCACGCCGGGCGTTCTGGATGTGGGGGTGCTGCTGGCTTGCGATCTGCTGGGCGGGCGTGTGGCGCTGATGGTGCCCTGCCTGCAGAAGTGGAGCAAGCGTGAGCAGCAGGACGTGCTGTTGCCCGCGGTGCAAGACGCGGCGGAACGCATCGCAGCGGTCTTTAACCAATCCAAAGGAATCTGA